A part of Caretta caretta isolate rCarCar2 chromosome 1, rCarCar1.hap1, whole genome shotgun sequence genomic DNA contains:
- the PHF5A gene encoding PHD finger-like domain-containing protein 5A isoform X1 — protein sequence MAKHHPDLIFCRKQAGVAIGRLCEKCDGKCVICDSYVRPCTLVRICDECNYGSYQGRCVICGGPGVSDAYYCKECTIQEKDRDGCPKIVNLGSSKTDLFYERKKYGFKKR from the exons ATGGCCAAACATCATCCGGACTTGATCTTCTGCCGCAAGCAGGCGGGAGTGG CTATTGGAAGACTGTGTgaaaaat GTGATGGTAAATGCGTGATCTGTGACTCATATGTGCGACCCTGCACACTTGTGCGCATATGTGATGAGTGTAACTATGGGTCGTACCAAGGGCGCTGTGTGATCTGCGGAGGTCCAGGAGTCTCTGATGCCTATTACTGCAAGGAGTGCACCATCCAGGAGAAGGAT AGGGATGGCTGCCCTAAGATCGTCAATCTGGGCAGTTCCAAGACGGATCTCTTTTACGAGCGCAAGAAGTACGGCTTCAAGAAGAGGTGA
- the PHF5A gene encoding PHD finger-like domain-containing protein 5A isoform X2 → MAKHHPDLIFCRKQAGVAIGRLCEKCDGKCVICDSYVRPCTLVRICDECNYGSYQGRCVICGGPGVSDAYYCKECTIQEKDAAVVLWNEHGAVTWRT, encoded by the exons ATGGCCAAACATCATCCGGACTTGATCTTCTGCCGCAAGCAGGCGGGAGTGG CTATTGGAAGACTGTGTgaaaaat GTGATGGTAAATGCGTGATCTGTGACTCATATGTGCGACCCTGCACACTTGTGCGCATATGTGATGAGTGTAACTATGGGTCGTACCAAGGGCGCTGTGTGATCTGCGGAGGTCCAGGAGTCTCTGATGCCTATTACTGCAAGGAGTGCACCATCCAGGAGAAGGAT GCAGCCGTGGTTTTGTGGAATGAGCATGGAGCTGTGACTTGGCGCACCTGA